One Festucalex cinctus isolate MCC-2025b chromosome 1, RoL_Fcin_1.0, whole genome shotgun sequence genomic region harbors:
- the msrb1a gene encoding methionine-R-sulfoxide reductase B1-A, with translation MSFCSFYGREVYKDHFKPGVYACAKCDHHLFSSRSKFEHSSPWPTFTETVHQDSVAKRQERPGAFKVSCGKCGNGLGHEFVNDGPAKGVSRFUIFSSSLKFIPKDKVDGQ, from the exons ATGTCGTTCTGTTCCTTCTACGGTCGGGAGGTATATAAAGATCATTTCAAACCAG GAGTTTACGCATGCGCCAAATGTGATCACCATCTTTTCTCCAGCCGCTCCAAGTTTGAGCATTCGTCTCCCTGGCCCACTTTCACGGAGACCGTTCACCAAGACAGCGTAGCCAAACGCCAGGAGAGACCCGGCGCCTTCAAG GTGTCGTGTGGCAAGTGTGGAAATGGCCTCGGCCACGAGTTTGTCAACGATGGACCTGCCAAAGGCGTGTCTCGTTTTTGAATATTCAGCAGCTCACTGAAGTTCATCCCGAAAG ACAAGGTTGATGGACAGTAA